From the ANME-2 cluster archaeon genome, one window contains:
- a CDS encoding ATP-binding cassette domain-containing protein: MNTPAIETFDLTRRFDDLVAVDKISIKIEHGELFGLLGPNGAGKTTFINMLSTMIPPSNGRAEVWGIDVRANPSRVRQNIGVVFQGTTLDDRLTGRENLDLHGRLYGLSGKMRKQRISEVLELVELDNKAEVLVKTYSGGMMRRLEIARGLMHHPRVLFLDEPTLGLDPQTRNHIWDYIRRLNREENVTIMLTTHYMEEADQLCKRIAIIDHGGIKALDTPEHLKNALGGDVVGLGTENDIQASLLCDLYDRNGSAGSVHFKDNMVQITVPDGTHQIPHLLKLAAEAGIPILSVDLHRPTLDDVFLSYTGRDIRVEEASDVDRITYKLQGRRR, translated from the coding sequence ATGAATACACCTGCCATAGAGACATTTGACCTTACCCGCAGATTCGATGACCTGGTAGCAGTAGATAAAATCAGCATCAAGATAGAGCATGGTGAACTTTTCGGGCTGCTCGGACCCAATGGTGCAGGCAAGACCACATTCATCAACATGCTGTCAACCATGATACCTCCAAGTAACGGCAGGGCTGAAGTATGGGGTATTGACGTCAGAGCAAACCCATCCAGGGTCAGGCAGAACATTGGAGTGGTGTTCCAGGGTACGACACTGGACGACAGATTAACAGGCAGAGAGAACCTGGACCTGCACGGCCGCCTGTACGGGTTGTCCGGAAAAATGCGAAAACAGAGAATCAGCGAAGTGCTGGAACTTGTGGAACTGGACAACAAGGCCGAAGTGCTGGTCAAGACCTATAGCGGCGGCATGATGAGACGGCTGGAAATCGCCCGGGGACTGATGCACCATCCAAGAGTACTGTTCCTGGACGAGCCTACGCTGGGACTGGACCCGCAGACACGCAACCATATCTGGGACTATATCAGGCGCCTGAACCGCGAAGAGAATGTTACGATAATGCTTACCACCCATTATATGGAAGAAGCTGACCAGTTATGCAAGCGAATAGCGATAATCGATCATGGTGGCATCAAGGCCCTGGACACCCCCGAACACCTGAAAAATGCACTGGGAGGGGATGTGGTCGGACTGGGTACGGAAAATGACATCCAGGCATCATTACTGTGTGACCTGTATGACAGGAACGGAAGTGCAGGTAGTGTACACTTCAAAGATAACATGGTCCAGATCACCGTACCTGACGGAACTCACCAGATACCCCATTTACTGAAGCTCGCTGCTGAGGCAGGGATCCCTATCCTGTCCGTTGACCTGCACAGGCCGACCCTGGATGATGTGTTCCTTTCCTATACAGGCAGGGATATACGGGTGGAAGAGGCCAGTGATGTGGACCGTATTACGTACAAGCTCCAGGGAAGGAGGCGATAA
- the purF gene encoding amidophosphoribosyltransferase, translating into MRESCGVVGLAFADRESDKAALPIYYSLYALQHRGQESTGITVHDGRSAQTQKGMGLVPDVFKKYNMKDLKGYVGIGHVRYSTTGDSSLENTQPLIVNFMDRTIAIAHNGNLVNSAELRYEFEAEGQIFLTSSDTEVIARLLVKELICTDILGAVKELMRRLVGSYSLTILVDDTLVVVRDPLGFKPLCLGEIDGGYVVASESVAIDTIGGTLIRDVRPGEVIIFKDGRYHSHQLSKTRNTAKCVFEYIYFARPDSIIDGKLVYQTRLQIGEQLVDEHPVNADIISPVPDSGITFAIGYSKKSGIDYMEGLMKNRYIGRTFIMPDQNMRETAVKLKLNTIPQNIKDKSVILLDDSIVRGTTSRRIVDMVKKAGAKEVHVRIGSPAIIAPCYMGIDMATRAELVAAHKTVAGVEAVINADSLGYISVEGLVDAVGIPADDLCLACLTGVYPIEVPGEICKRHQMTLSQF; encoded by the coding sequence TTGCGTGAATCGTGCGGGGTTGTCGGTCTCGCATTTGCTGATCGGGAATCGGATAAAGCAGCCCTGCCTATTTATTATTCGCTGTATGCCCTGCAACACCGGGGGCAGGAATCCACAGGTATTACGGTGCATGACGGTAGAAGTGCCCAGACCCAGAAGGGGATGGGACTTGTACCTGACGTTTTTAAGAAATATAACATGAAAGACCTGAAAGGCTATGTGGGCATCGGACATGTCAGGTATTCCACGACCGGTGACTCTTCTCTTGAGAACACGCAGCCGTTGATCGTGAATTTCATGGACCGCACCATTGCCATTGCCCATAATGGTAACCTGGTGAACAGTGCGGAGCTGAGGTATGAGTTCGAAGCCGAGGGACAGATATTTTTAACGTCATCAGATACAGAGGTCATTGCCCGCCTGCTGGTAAAAGAACTGATATGCACTGATATCCTGGGCGCGGTAAAAGAACTGATGAGACGGCTGGTGGGGTCATACAGCCTTACCATACTGGTGGATGACACCCTTGTAGTGGTCAGGGACCCCCTGGGTTTCAAACCATTATGCCTGGGTGAAATTGACGGTGGGTATGTGGTTGCATCTGAAAGTGTTGCCATTGATACCATAGGTGGCACCCTAATTCGGGATGTACGGCCCGGCGAGGTTATTATTTTCAAAGATGGCAGGTACCACTCACACCAGCTCAGCAAGACACGGAATACGGCAAAATGCGTGTTCGAATACATTTATTTTGCCCGTCCGGATTCGATCATTGATGGGAAACTTGTATACCAGACCCGGTTACAGATCGGTGAACAACTGGTTGATGAACATCCGGTCAATGCAGATATCATATCTCCTGTACCGGACAGTGGCATAACATTCGCCATTGGATACAGTAAAAAATCCGGTATAGATTACATGGAAGGCCTGATGAAGAACAGGTATATCGGCCGGACCTTTATCATGCCTGACCAGAATATGCGGGAGACTGCAGTGAAGCTGAAGCTCAATACCATCCCCCAGAACATTAAGGATAAGAGCGTCATCCTGTTGGACGACAGCATTGTCAGGGGGACCACTTCAAGGCGAATCGTGGATATGGTCAAAAAGGCCGGGGCCAAAGAAGTACATGTACGTATCGGCAGCCCGGCAATCATAGCACCCTGTTATATGGGCATCGACATGGCTACGAGGGCAGAACTGGTTGCAGCCCACAAAACAGTGGCCGGTGTGGAGGCGGTCATCAATGCCGATAGTCTCGGGTATATCAGTGTAGAAGGGCTGGTAGATGCCGTGGGAATACCTGCGGATGACCTCTGCCTTGCTTGCCTGACCGGAGTTTACCCTATCGAAGTACCTGGTGAGATATGCAAGCGACACCAGATGACCCTCAGTCAATTTTAA
- a CDS encoding ABC transporter permease, giving the protein MTRLPGSRQKLLTSMNTVYTLWLREMYRFRRSKSRIIGSLATPLFFLVILGTAFNSSFQMRGGSGQTDIAFLAPGIIGMSILFSSLTGGVSIIWDREFGFLKEILIAPVSRFFVALGKALGGVTTAMIQGTLIMLIAFALGVEYQSIPGMVASVGVMLLIGLGFIGLGIALASHIESHEGFQMIMTFITMPVLLLSGAFFRIGDLPSWMKTLVYLDPLTYGIMALRFTLIGDTEIPINICVAVLVLFAATTIGLGGFMFGKAKI; this is encoded by the coding sequence ATGACACGATTACCTGGATCCAGACAAAAGCTCCTGACTTCCATGAACACGGTCTATACCCTGTGGCTGCGTGAGATGTACCGGTTCAGGCGTTCCAAGAGTCGTATCATAGGTTCACTTGCAACCCCCCTGTTCTTTTTGGTAATCCTTGGAACGGCTTTTAACTCGTCATTCCAGATGAGAGGTGGTAGCGGACAGACAGATATAGCGTTCCTTGCCCCTGGTATTATCGGCATGTCAATCCTGTTCTCATCCCTTACAGGAGGCGTTAGCATTATCTGGGACCGTGAATTTGGATTCCTGAAGGAGATTTTGATCGCTCCGGTGTCAAGGTTCTTTGTTGCGCTGGGAAAAGCACTTGGAGGAGTTACTACAGCCATGATACAGGGGACTTTGATCATGCTCATCGCATTTGCACTGGGTGTGGAATACCAATCGATACCTGGTATGGTTGCCAGTGTGGGTGTGATGCTTCTCATCGGGCTGGGGTTCATAGGATTGGGCATTGCACTTGCATCCCATATTGAAAGTCATGAAGGGTTCCAGATGATAATGACTTTCATCACAATGCCTGTGCTATTGCTAAGCGGTGCGTTCTTCAGGATAGGTGACCTCCCATCATGGATGAAGACACTGGTTTACCTTGACCCGCTGACCTACGGCATCATGGCACTGCGCTTCACACTCATAGGAGATACCGAAATACCAATAAACATCTGCGTTGCAGTCCTGGTTCTTTTTGCCGCAACCACCATAGGACTGGGCGGGTTTATGTTCGGAAAAGCAAAGATATAG
- a CDS encoding 50S ribosomal protein L37e, whose amino-acid sequence MVKGTPSQGKRQKRTHIKCRRCGSVSMNIHSKLCSSCGFGRTSRMRSYKWIRKSGLNGD is encoded by the coding sequence ATGGTAAAAGGAACTCCATCTCAAGGAAAGAGGCAGAAACGCACCCACATTAAATGCAGGCGGTGCGGCAGTGTTTCAATGAACATTCATTCAAAATTATGTTCATCATGCGGATTTGGCAGAACATCACGCATGAGAAGTTATAAGTGGATCCGTAAATCAGGATTGAACGGCGATTAA